The Marinomonas sp. CT5 genome contains the following window.
CTCTTGGTTTACTTTCTTCATTGACCCCACCACAATCTTGATCTAACACTCTTCTTGCATTGGCAAAATCCAGTGTCGGGATTGATCCCCCGTTCTAACCAAAGCGGCCTAAAACACGTACCGCGTGTTTTTTTGTAGCCGAGATTCGGCTTTTATGGTAGGTCTTTGTTGGGCAACCTTCGGGTTGGCCGTTCCTACGGGCGGTAGTGCGAACCTGATTTAGATCCACCACCTTACTGAGATTCGAACCTCACGAGGTGGTCAACTTCATACACAGGAGGCCAAACATGGCTACGGACATTATTTCAAGCATTGACGCACCCATTGTACAAATCACTAACGATCAAACACTACTACCTCGACTGATCTTGCTAAATTCTTTGGCAAGCATCACAGAAACGTTTTACGCAAAATAGTACTGCCTGGAGTTTGGGGTCAGATGAAAAATAGCGCCTAGTCTTCATCTACTCCAAACATCTCCGTGAGCAAAACCAACCACAGACAACCTAGCACTAGCGGAAACAGACAGCTATATCCTCCAAAATAAGGCAACTGCTCAACAACAACGTCAAATCCATGCAGATACAAAGTGATCCCGTTGCCCTTTTATCTAAAGAAGTGATCGAAATGATTCAAGCTATCTGCATTATTCTAGAAGTTCTGGGCCAGATAAATAATCCTTAGCTTCTTGAAATAATCAAACCAAACATCTCAAGCCCATCCCTGCGATGGGCTTTTTCGTTTCTGTTTTCTATTCTTTCTAAGGGGTATTAATGTCTTTCGGAAGTTTGAGATAGGCGTTTAGACTGTTATCTTCATGATAGATTGAGTGAAGGTGGTAAGTATCAAATGCAAAAAAAATTTATTCCAGAATGGATATCGGTGGGTGTGTTAAGTGAAAGGACTGGGGTGTCTGTGTCAGCTTTGCATTTTTATGAAAGGAAAGGGTTGATAAAGAGTCAAAGAAATACATCCAATCACCGGCAATATCCAAAACATGTTATTCGTATAGTCTCTCTGATTCAGGTTGCTCAGCGAACAGGGTTTTCATTGGAAGACATCTTGTTGGAGTTTGAAGAGTTGCCAAATCGAACTCGTGTCACTCTTGAGGATTGGGAAGCATTGGGGTTGAGGTGGCAAAAAGAGTTGGATAGGAAGATTACTCAATTAACGGAGCTAAAAAGCATGATGACCGATTGTATTGGTTGCGGTTGTCTTTCCCTTGAAAGGTGTAAGCTTCTTAATCCGCATGACGAATTGGCTGAAAAAGGGTCAGGACCAAGGCTTATGACGGAATAAAAGCAATCGTCTTGTTAGGCTTATTTCTTCTCCAATATGTCTTTAATTTTTTAAATTGCAGGATGGCTGCTGAGTCCAGCAAGCCCCATGAGCCATTCTTTGACGCAGTGGTTTAAGAAGAGGGGATAAGTCGCTATATTGAAGAAAAATCAAAGTCATGGACAGGTCTTGAACTAACCTACATTTGTTTGAATAAATGCGCGTTATTTCGACTTACTGGTAATATTCTATCAATTCCTTTGAGTAAAACGTTTAAGTAACCGTTCTCGTCTTTGACCACTTGTTTTATATGACTAACCTGAATGATAACTGAGCGATGAATGCGCCAGAACTCATTAGGGTCTAGCTCTTCTAACAATTGTTTGATCGATTTTTTAATTAAAAAGTTACCTTGTTCAGTCACTACCGTGGTGTATTTATCCTCCGCAATGAAGCAGCTCACATCACTGACTTTAATGACATGGATACCATTTCCCTGAGAAGCATTAATCCATTGTAGTGACTGATGTGTATGTTGGGGGAGTAATTTAGTCAATTGTTTGGCGTCAAGTTCATATTTGACTGTTGTTTGCGAACGTTTCTTTAATCGCTGAATGCACTCTAGTAAACGCTTTTCATCTACAGGCTTTAATAAATAATCCAAAGCTTCATGTTCGAACGCAGCGACCGCATGTTCATCATATGCGGTAACAAATACCAGATTACCACTATAGCTCGATTCACGAAGTGCTTTGGCCGTTTCAATCCCGCTAATTCCGGGCATTTTTATGTCCATAAAAATAGTGTGAATATTAAGTTCATTCGCGACATTCAACGCTTCTACGCCGGAGCCAACCGCGATAGTTTGGTCAATATCTTCCCAAAGTTCTTGCAATAGCTTCTGTAGGTGAAAACGTAATAATGGTTCATCATCTACCACCATAACATGTACCAAATTTTCTGATTTAGTGTCCGGCATTTCCCATTCCTAACATGGCAGAAGGTTGCAAGTTTAATGGCCAACTAAGTTGAACTTGGCAACCTGAAATCTGTTTCTGTTCATTTAATACATTATTGATCTCAAAACGAGCGTGCTCCCCATAAATCAAGAGCAGCCTTTGGCGAATATTTTTTAAAGCTATACCATGCTTATTGTCTGTGGTATCGGATTCTTGCCAGTTCGGTTTTAATCCAGCACCCGTATCACGAATGGAGACATAGCAGTTTTCATCATCAATACGCACAGAGACGGCAATGAATCCTCCTTCTAAACTCGGTTCAATGCCGTGAACAATCGCATTTTCAACCAATGGTTGTAGTAGGAATGGAGGGCACTCGGCTTTTTCTATAGCTCCTAGTTTTTGTATTTGAAAATTTAGCCTATCCCCCATTCGCACCTTTTGAATAGATAGATACGCGGCGACTAGGTCCAATTCTTCAACTAATTTAATACGCGGCTGTTTTATCTTGCTCATAGAAACTCTTAGCAAGCTGGTTAAATCGTCTAGCATGCGTTTGGCATCATTAGGTCGAATGTCAATTAAGACCTGAATGTTAGCAAGCGTATTGAATAGAAAATGCGGCTCAATTTGAGATTGCAGCATTTGGTAATTAGATTCTGCCAGTTGTTTTTCTTGCATGAGCGCTTTCATTTTCTGCTCTTGCAGCTCTTGCTCTTTTCGACTGAGTCTATGAGCATTATAAAAAATGTAAGTTACCAGCATGCTAAAAAGCACTTTCAAAAGCAGGTCTGACCAAGACGCATTCAGCACAGCATCAACGGAGTCATAAACTTGGTATAGTAAATAGCACATACCAATAATAACGCCGCCTAAGTAGCCTAATATTGTCGCCTTAAGGATAGATAACTTATCTTTTAAGTAATAAAGACTCAGCCGAATACAGGAAAAACAGGCTGCACCAAATACCAAAGATATTTGCAAGGTCATCCAGAACTCACCCGCTTTGGTGATCCAAATAACCACGGCAATCAAGGTACAATAAATCAGTACGGTTAAAGTGTCTTTGAGTAATTCATGACGATGCCAAAACGTCTTAAAAGGAAGTTTATGCATAAGCTATTTCTCGTTTGTATTTAACTAACTTATAACTGCCCATCACGAAAAACCATAGCAT
Protein-coding sequences here:
- the soxR gene encoding redox-sensitive transcriptional activator SoxR, whose amino-acid sequence is MQKKFIPEWISVGVLSERTGVSVSALHFYERKGLIKSQRNTSNHRQYPKHVIRIVSLIQVAQRTGFSLEDILLEFEELPNRTRVTLEDWEALGLRWQKELDRKITQLTELKSMMTDCIGCGCLSLERCKLLNPHDELAEKGSGPRLMTE
- a CDS encoding LytTR family DNA-binding domain-containing protein, whose translation is MPDTKSENLVHVMVVDDEPLLRFHLQKLLQELWEDIDQTIAVGSGVEALNVANELNIHTIFMDIKMPGISGIETAKALRESSYSGNLVFVTAYDEHAVAAFEHEALDYLLKPVDEKRLLECIQRLKKRSQTTVKYELDAKQLTKLLPQHTHQSLQWINASQGNGIHVIKVSDVSCFIAEDKYTTVVTEQGNFLIKKSIKQLLEELDPNEFWRIHRSVIIQVSHIKQVVKDENGYLNVLLKGIDRILPVSRNNAHLFKQM
- a CDS encoding histidine kinase is translated as MHKLPFKTFWHRHELLKDTLTVLIYCTLIAVVIWITKAGEFWMTLQISLVFGAACFSCIRLSLYYLKDKLSILKATILGYLGGVIIGMCYLLYQVYDSVDAVLNASWSDLLLKVLFSMLVTYIFYNAHRLSRKEQELQEQKMKALMQEKQLAESNYQMLQSQIEPHFLFNTLANIQVLIDIRPNDAKRMLDDLTSLLRVSMSKIKQPRIKLVEELDLVAAYLSIQKVRMGDRLNFQIQKLGAIEKAECPPFLLQPLVENAIVHGIEPSLEGGFIAVSVRIDDENCYVSIRDTGAGLKPNWQESDTTDNKHGIALKNIRQRLLLIYGEHARFEINNVLNEQKQISGCQVQLSWPLNLQPSAMLGMGNAGH